From the genome of Silurus meridionalis isolate SWU-2019-XX chromosome 12, ASM1480568v1, whole genome shotgun sequence, one region includes:
- the rab38a gene encoding ras-related protein Rab-38: MQQMEHRYKVLVIGDLGVGKTSIIKRYVHQNFSANYRATIGVDFALKVLNLDQDTIRLQLWDIAGQERFGNMTRVYYRDALGAFVVFDVTRSCTFEAVRKWKEDLDEKVRVPGGKRFTAVLLANKCDEEKDDAINNIFSSMEQFCSELGFISCFETSAKENINIDEAVNCLVRHIMASETELLQREDMDIVSPTLDSGRSPPCSACLRP; this comes from the exons ATGCAGCAGATGGAGCATCGCTATAAGGTCCTGGTGATCGGAGACCTGGGTGTCGGGAAGACGAGCATCATCAAACGCTACGTGCACCAGAACTTCTCCGCGAACTACAGGGCCACCATCGGAGTGGACTTCGCCCTTAAAGTGCTCAACCTGGATCAGGACACCATCCGGTTGCAGCTGTGGGACATCGCAG GTCAGGAACGCTTCGGGAATATGACACGTGTGTATTACCGCGACGCTCTGGGCGCCTTCGTGGTTTTTGACGTGACGCGCTCGTGCACGTTCGAGGCGGTACGGAAGTGGAAGGAGGACTTGGATGAGAAGGTGCGCGTGCCGGGGGGGAAGCGGTTCACCGCCGTGCTGCTCGCCAACAAGTGCGACGAGGAGAAAGATGATGCGATCAACAACATCTTCAGCAGCATGGAGCAGTTCTGCAGCGAGCTCGGCTTCATCAGCTGCTTCGAGACATCTGCCAAG gagAACATTAATATAGATGAAGCCGTCAACTGTCTGGTGAGACACATCATGGCGAGTGAGACAGAGCTGCTCCAGAGGGAAGACATGGACATCGTCTCGCCTACACTGGATTCGGGACGAAGCCCCCCCTGTTCTGCCTGCCTGAGGCCCTAA
- the ctsc gene encoding dipeptidyl peptidase 1 — protein sequence MIRAGSSAALSVFVSWVRGETPQLESQHLTGSKCGVSCVQVFNRIQVTSSRKCGMKAFLLTLVVLCCFGGSVGDTPANCTYEELLGTWIFQISNVGQNKTIDCSTAGPTAKSVTVHLQKLSHAVDDLGNIGFFTIIYNQGFEVVLNDYKWFGFFKYSQKGSVVTSYCDQTLPGWVHDVLGNNWACFTGKKVQHVAPKTSYSPGPEPFLQLYMHEMSFVERINSAQSSWRATTYREHELLTIQELTRRAGGRKSQVPRCACKHRPITPELRKMAAGLPEQWDWRNVNGVNYVSPVRNQASCGSCYSFATMGMLEARIRVQTNNTQQPIFSPQQVVSCSLYSQGCDGGFPYLIGKYVQDFGVVDEQCFPYTGKDSPCSVPSDCPRSYISDYHYVGGFYGACNEAAMMTELVRDGPMGVAFEVYPDFMHYKEGIYHHTGLRDSINPFELTNHAVLLVGYGRSQETGEKYWIVKNSWGTDWGEDGFFRIRRGTDECAIESIAVAAKPVAQL from the exons ATGATAAGAGCGGGAAGTTCCGCGGcgttgtctgtgtttgtgtcctGGGTGAGAGGAGAGACCCCCCAGCTCGAGTCTCAGCACCTGACCGGCTCTAAGTGTGGGGTTTCCTGCGTCCAGGTCTTTAATCGCATCCAAGTAACTTCATCCCGGAAGTGCGGGATGAAGGCGTTCTTGCTGACTCTGGTGGTCTTGTGCTGCTTCGGTGGTTCTGTAGGAGACACTCCAGCCAACTGTACTTATGAAGAGCTGCTGGGAACCTGGATCTTCCAGATCTCTAATGTAGGACAAAACAAGACCATTGACTGCTCCACTGCTG GCCCGACAGCCAAGTCTGTGACTGTGCATTTACAGAAATTATctcatgctgttgatgatctTGGAAATATTGGCTTCTTCACCATCATCTACAACCAGGGCTTTGAAGTGGTGCTTAATGACTACAAATGGTTTGGCTTCTTCAAG tATTCCCAGAAGGGCTCTGTAGTGACGAGTTACTGCGATCAGACGCTTCCCGGTTGGGTTCATGATGTCCTGGGGAACAACTGGGCCTGTTTCACTGGGAAGAAAGTTCAACACGTGGCTCCAAAGACCTCCTACAGCCCTGGACCCGAACC GTTCCTGCAGCTTTACATGCACGAGATGAGTTTTGTGGAGCGCATTAACTCCGCGCAGAGCTCATGGAGAGCCACGACCTACAGAGAGCACGAGCTCCTCACCATCCAGGAGTTAACACGTAGAGCCGGAGGACGCAAGTCCCAGGTTCCAcggtgt GCGTGTAAACACCGCCCCATCACCCCTGAGCTTCGCAAGATGGCCGCTGGTTTGCCAGAGCAGTGGGACTGGAGGAATGTGAACGGAGTAAACTATGTCAGTCCAGTACGCAATCAAG CTTCGTGTGGAAGCTGCTACTCGTTCGCCACTATGGGGATGCTGGAGGCACGAATCAGAGTTCAGACCAACAACACGCAGCAGCCGATCTTCAGCCCTCAGCAGGTGGTCTCCTGCTCGCTGTACTCCCAAG GTTGCGACGGCGGTTTCCCGTACCTGATCGGAAAATACGTGCAGGACTTCGGCGTCGTCGACGAGCAGTGTTTCCCGTACACCGGCAAAGACTCTCCGTGCTCCGTCCCCTCCGACTGTCCTCGAAGTTACATCTCCGACTACCACTACGTAGGAGGCTTTTACGGCGCCTGCAACGAGGCGGCCATGATGACCGAGCTGGTGAGGGACGGCCCCATGGGCGTGGCGTTCGAGGTGTACCCCGATTTCATGCACTACAAAGAGGGAATCTATCATCACACGGGCCTGCGTGACTCGATCAACCCTTTCGAGCTGACCAATCACGCGGTGCTGCTGGTGGGCTATGGGCGGAGCCAGGAGACTGGCGAGAAGTACTGGATCGTGAAGAACAGCTGGGGAACCGACTGGGGCGAAGACGGCTTCTTCCGCATCCGCCGCGGGACGGACGAGTGCGCCATAGAAAGCATCGCCGTAGCGGCTAAGCCTGTCGCTCAGCTCTGA